The following proteins are co-located in the Camelina sativa cultivar DH55 unplaced genomic scaffold, Cs unpScaffold00820, whole genome shotgun sequence genome:
- the LOC104773955 gene encoding uncharacterized protein LOC104773955, whose translation MKKYVWDIAWSYNEKDFEANMIKLKNYSEIVWRDVVKSKPRNWCRAFYKQGNFCEDVENNSVESFNNSILKARNKAFVPMLETIRRLAMVRIARRSAESHDHNGRCTPYVSKFLAKEFEKASECQIRRSTNDSYEATLSGISHRVSLTERTCTCQKWKICGIPCEHAYGVIIDRKFEVEDYVCFWFRTPMWRRNYTEGLVPQRGPAYWPSTNFPNVHRLPSPPQPRRKKGKENKKDKKRKKRPNESPSKKTPKKLKRIMHCGMCGEAGHNSRFHSKKKSSKQTFELAQGTQGTQVEPSQGVMMSQR comes from the exons ATGAAGAAGTATGTCTGGGATATTGCATGGAGCTACAATGAGAAGGATTTTGAAGCAAACATGATCAAGCTTAAAAACTACAGTGAGATTGTCTGGCGTGATGTTGTAAAGTCGAAACCAAGAAATTGGTGCAGGGCGTTCTACAAGCAAGGAAACTTCTGTGAAGATGTTGAGAATAACTCAGTCGAGTCATTCAACAACTCCATTTTGAAAGCCAGGAACAAAGCATTTGTGCCAATGCTTGAGACCATAAGGAGACTTGCGATGGTCAGGATTGCCAGGAGATCTGCCGAGTCTCATGATCACAATGGGAGATGCACGCCATATGTGTCTAAGTTCCTTGCCAAAGAATTTGAAAAAGCTTCCGAATGTCAGATAAGAAGGAGCACAAACGACAGTTACGAAGCTACACTTAGTGGAATTTCTCATCGGGTAAGCTTGACTGAGAGGACTTGCACTTGTCAAAAATGGAAAATCTGTGGCATTCCTTGTGAGCATGCTTATGGAGTCATTATTGATAGGAAGTTTGAGGTTGAAGACTATGTGTGTTTCTGGTTTCGGACACCTATGTGGAGGAGGAACTACACAGAAGGCCTTGTTCCACAAAGAGGACCTGCTTATTGGCCATCTACTAACTTCCCTAATGTGCATAGACTACCATCACCCCCGCAGCCTAGGAGGAAGAAAGGAAAGGAGAATAAGAAggacaaaaagaggaaaaaaagaccAAATGAGTCTCCTTCgaaaaaaacacctaaaaagttgaaaaggaTAATGCATTGTGGTATGTGTGGTGAAGCTGGTCACAATTCTAGGTTTCactcgaagaagaagtcttCTAAACAG ACATTTGAACTTGCTCAAGGCACTCAAGGCACTCAAGTGGAACCGTCTCAAGGAGTTATGATGTCTCAAAGATGA